From the genome of Bosea sp. Tri-49, one region includes:
- a CDS encoding helix-turn-helix transcriptional regulator, with translation MSSNNFKALRERCGLTQGELAVLLGVSTRTINAQEAKAEVDQVYWLALERVALFAANRRGDPMIAPANVRKEAAELVRALVG, from the coding sequence ATGTCGAGCAACAATTTCAAGGCGCTGCGCGAACGTTGCGGGCTCACTCAGGGCGAACTGGCCGTTTTGCTCGGCGTCTCTACCCGGACCATCAACGCCCAGGAGGCGAAAGCTGAAGTAGACCAAGTCTACTGGCTAGCGCTCGAAAGGGTTGCCCTGTTCGCGGCCAACAGGCGGGGAGACCCGATGATCGCGCCGGCGAACGTCCGCAAGGAAGCGGCCGAACTGGTGCGCGCGCTCGTCGGCTGA